A genomic stretch from Natronomonas gomsonensis includes:
- a CDS encoding amphi-Trp domain-containing protein codes for MDDSDSATEDERTTIRAGRAFETEYRLDSKEAGEFLIALGEQLRDGDELTLVDEEWELPFAFGEPVDVEIDFDGVGDQELEIEVEIPGRSDESAPDVR; via the coding sequence GACGAGCGGACGACGATTCGGGCGGGTCGGGCGTTCGAAACCGAATACCGCCTTGACTCGAAGGAAGCCGGCGAGTTTCTGATAGCGCTGGGAGAACAACTCAGAGACGGCGACGAACTCACGCTCGTCGACGAGGAGTGGGAACTCCCGTTTGCCTTCGGTGAGCCGGTCGACGTCGAAATCGACTTCGACGGCGTCGGTGACCAAGAGTTAGAAATCGAGGTAGAGATTCCGGGACGAAGCGACGAGTCGGCACCCGACGTTCGATAG